ATCTGGAGAAGGGAGACATAGAGACACGTCCTATCCTCGCGGGGAATATTGCTAATCAGCCTGCCTATCAGGATATTGAGATAGAATTACCTCGATTCTCTCGAATGAGCAATTAAGGGGAGAATTTGCAGCGAACGCCAGGAGGGCTGCACGAACTAGAAGTTGGAACGTCGTCGCCAGAGAGACAATGCGAGTGTATTGTGCAGAAGGCGGGGCCGAAAAAGCCAACATATACGTAACCGCTTGAGATAGGGAAGAGTGAAGACGGGTCAGCAATTCTTAGTGCGCTGGAAAGAATCACTGCTAGACGGATCATTGTGGTCACTGACAACTTTTGGACCGAAGGCGTGCATAAGGAAACTGGAAACCCCTATCAGGAACACCACTCCAGATGGAGGGTAAAGGATTTTAAAGATAGGGGTTTTCGAGTAATGGGCATTGGTGCCTTCCATTACCAGATTCCATCCAATAGCCTCTCGAGGGTGCTCCAGCTCGTTACTAGGCGGTTGCCCTCCCTAAGAAATATCCTTGCAGTAAAGGACAAGCATTAGAATTGAGCAAAGACGTGCTGGTTACTGGCGGGGCAGGTTTTGTAGGTAGCCATTTAGTAGAATCTATGCTGAAGCAAGGATATAGTGTGAGCGTCCTTGACAATCTGAGCTCAGGCAAGCATAAGAACTTGGACGGCATTCTAGATGATCAGAACCTAAAACTGGTCGTCGGAGATTGTAGGAACCCCGACGATGTCGAGAAGGCTTTGCGGGGTACGCACACCGTATTCCATCTAGCTGCTACTCCAGATGTTCGTTTGGAGATTGCTGACCCTAGGGCTTGTTACCAACACAACATCAAGGCCACTTTCGTTTTGCTGGAAAAGATTCGAAAGAGCAAAGTTGAGACGGTTGTCCTAACCTCGTCTTCTACGGTATATGGAGACGCGAAAATAATGCCTACGCCAGAGGATTACGGACCCCTGAAACCTATATCAGTGTATGGCGCGTCGAAGCTAGCCTGCGAAGCATTAGTATCTTCGTACTGCCATAGCTTCAA
The nucleotide sequence above comes from Nitrososphaerota archaeon. Encoded proteins:
- a CDS encoding SDR family NAD(P)-dependent oxidoreductase, producing MSKDVLVTGGAGFVGSHLVESMLKQGYSVSVLDNLSSGKHKNLDGILDDQNLKLVVGDCRNPDDVEKALRGTHTVFHLAATPDVRLEIADPRACYQHNIKATFVLLEKIRKSKVETVVLTSSSTVYGDAKIMPTPEDYGPLKPISVYGASKLACEALVSSYCHSFKKRGIIIRPANITGPRATHGVLLDFMQKLKTNSSELEILGDGTQTKSYLHVSDFVGAVNKCYKSADALVDIYNVGTDDQTKVTEIAKIAMDAMNLRDVKFKFSGGTEGGRGWVGDVKKMLLSCKKIRSLGWKPTYGSTDAVSEAAHHMVREL